The genomic stretch AACCTCGAGCCCAATCCCGGCAAGGTCGAAGTGTCGGGCGGCGAAACGCTGCTCGGGCAGCTGTAAGCGGCAACATCCGCTGACCTCATCCTGAGGAGCCGCGCCCTTCGCGCGGCGTCTCGAAGGATGAGCCAAGCATCCTGATGGTTCGAGACGCGCGCCAACAGGCGCGCTCCTCACCATGAGGGCTCAGCTACCCGATCCGCGATTTCAATCTGTTCTCGGTCAGGCCGTCGCGGGCCAATTGATCGGCGCGTTCGTTTTCGTCGTGACCGGCGTGGCCCTTGACCCAGTGCCAGCGCACCTCGTGGCTCTTCAGCGCGGCGTCGAGCCGCTGCCACAGATCGACATTCTTGACCGGCTTCTTGTCGGCGGTCTTCCAGCCGTTGCGCTTCCAATTGTGAATCCAGCTGCCGATGCCGTTCTTCACATATTGGCTGTCGGTGTAGAGATCGACCGAGCACGGCTTGGTCAGCGCTTCCAGCGCCGAGATCGCCGCCAGCAATTCCATCCGGTTGTTGGTGGTGTGGGCTTCGCCGCCTTTGAGCTCTTTTTCTTTGTCGCCGAATTTCAGGATCGCGCCCCAGCCGCCGGGGCCGGGATTGCCCGAACAGGCGCCGTCGGTATGCACGATGACTGCGGGATCGCTCATGCTACCAGCCCCTTGGCGTCGACGCCGTAGTCGCGGATGCTGCTCACGCTCTGGTGGAAGCGCAGCTTGCGGACATATTCCAAAGGATCCTTCGGCCGCACCAGCGCGCCGACCGGAACGTCGAGGAAATCCACCAGCCGCGTCAGCAGGAAGCGCAGCGCGGCGCCGCGCGCCAGCAGTGGCAGCGCGTTCTGTTCGGCCGCGGACAGGCCGCGGACGCGGCCATAGGCATTGAGAAACGCCCGCGCCTTGGTGGCGTTGAAGGCATGATCCTGTTCGAAGCACCAGGCGTTCAGGCAGATCGCCACGTCATAGGCCAGGATATCGTTGCAGGCGAAGGGGAAGTCGATCAGGCCGGACAATTGCTCGCCGAGAAAGAACACATTGTCGGGAAACAGATCGGCATGGATCACGCCGCGCGGCAGATCCGCGGGCCAGTGCGATTCGAGATGGCCGAGTTCGCGGCCGAGAAAGTCGCGCAGCCCCGGCTGCACGCCGTCGGCGCGCGGCGCGGCCAATTCGAACAGCTGCCGCCAGCCCGCGAC from Rhodopseudomonas sp. BAL398 encodes the following:
- the rnhA gene encoding ribonuclease HI; this encodes MSDPAVIVHTDGACSGNPGPGGWGAILKFGDKEKELKGGEAHTTNNRMELLAAISALEALTKPCSVDLYTDSQYVKNGIGSWIHNWKRNGWKTADKKPVKNVDLWQRLDAALKSHEVRWHWVKGHAGHDENERADQLARDGLTENRLKSRIG
- a CDS encoding homoserine kinase gives rise to the protein MAVYTDVAADDLADFLKGYDIGELLSYKGIAEGVENSNFLLHTSKGSYILTLYEKRVELGDLPYFLALMAHLAARGVSCPQPQTDRSGAVYGSLMGRPAAIINFLEGVWPRRPNVAHCAGVGEALAKMHLAGQDFPLRRDNPLSVAGWRQLFELAAPRADGVQPGLRDFLGRELGHLESHWPADLPRGVIHADLFPDNVFFLGEQLSGLIDFPFACNDILAYDVAICLNAWCFEQDHAFNATKARAFLNAYGRVRGLSAAEQNALPLLARGAALRFLLTRLVDFLDVPVGALVRPKDPLEYVRKLRFHQSVSSIRDYGVDAKGLVA